One window of Paroedura picta isolate Pp20150507F chromosome 2, Ppicta_v3.0, whole genome shotgun sequence genomic DNA carries:
- the ACY3 gene encoding N-acyl-aromatic-L-amino acid amidohydrolase (carboxylate-forming): MTSPYSLPCLKRVAICGGTHGNEMSGIFLVRHWIRNPSELQRDTFCATPFLGNPHAIEKSVRYIDRDLNRTFSAEFLNSKDSESYEVRRAWEVNQIFGPKSSSQAYDFMFDFHNTTSNMGTCLIVDSEESLLSMHMCNYIQKHYTRSSCPIYLYQLAEEETNSINSVAKAGLAFELGPQPHGVLRADHLAQMRSLTACALDFIDLFNKGMLFPAFEIDAHKAVQYVDFPRYPNGEISAVVHPKLQDKDFLPLKPGDPIFQTADGEDILYEGHDITYPAFINEAAYYEKKVAFVKTEKHTFSLPALQKKF; encoded by the exons ATGACTTCCCCTTATAGCCTCCCATGCTTAAAACGAGTAGCAATCTGTGGAGGAACTCATGGAAATGAGATGTCAGGAATTTTCCTGGTCAGGCACTGGATACGGAACCCCTCTGAGTTGCAACGTGACACATTCTGTGCCACTCCCTTCCTGGGCAACCCTCATGCCATTGAGAAGAGCGTGCGTTACATTGACAGGGACCTAAATCGCACTTTCTCTGCTGAATTCCTCAA TTCAAAGGACTCAGAATCTTATGAGGTGCGACGTGCTTGGGAGGTAAACCAGATATTCGGCCCCAAAAGCTCATCTCAGGCCTATGACTTCATGTTTGACTTTCACAACACCACATCAAACATGGGCACCTGCCTTATTGTGGATTCTGAAGAAAGCCTGTTGTCCATGCACATGTGTAACTATATTCAG AAACATTACACGAGGAGCTCCTGCCCCATCTACCTCTATCAGCTAGCAGAGGAAGAGACTAATAGCATCAATTCAGTGGCCAAGGCTGGGCTAG CATTTGAGCTGGGACCACAGCCTCACGGGGTATTACGAGCTGACCATCTCGCACAGATGAGATCTCTTACGGCCTGCGCCTTGGACTTCATTGATCTTTTTAACAAAG GCATGCTGTTCCCAGCCTTTGAGATTGATGCACACAAGGCTGTTCAGTACGTAGACTTCCCCCGCTATCCCAATGGTGAGATTTCTGCTGTGGTACATCCAAAGCTGCAA GACAAAGATTTCCTGCCCCTGAAGCCTGGGGACCCCATTTTCCAGACAGCTGATGGGGAGGATATTTTGTACGAGGGTCATGACATCACCTACCCAGCCTTCATTAATGAGGCAGCCTACTATGAGAAGAAAGTGGCCTTTGTCAAGACAGAAAAACACACATTCTCCTTGCCTGCATTGCAAAAGAAGTTTTAA